A segment of the Cohnella algarum genome:
GCATCTTCGCGGAATTGTTCGGCTCCTTCGGCTTTTACGTGCCGCATATTTGGCTGACGTTTTATGAAGCGATTCTTGGCTTTTTGATCGGGACGGGCGTCGCGCTTGCCGGCGGCGTCTTGATGTCGCAGTCCCGGTTTCTGGAACGGACGCTGCTGCCGGTCGCCGTCTTGGCGAACGTTACCCCGATCGTGGCCATCGCTCCGCTGTTCATTATCTGGTTCGGCTTCGGAGCGCTCCCCAAAATTTTGATTTCCGCCATCTGCACGTTTTTCCCGATGCTGATCAATTCGATCACGGGCTTCCGTTCGATCGACGACAACAACTACGAATATTTGCGCTCGCTGCACGCCGGCAAATTCGAGATTTTCCTGAAGCTGCGCCTCCCGAACAGCTTGCCGTACATTTTTTCCGCCGCCAGAACGTGCATGAGCATGAGCGTCATCGGGGCGGTCGTCGGCGAAATGAACGGCGCGAGCGAAGGGCTCGGCAACGTCATCACGGTGTCGGGCAACTACATGCAGATGGAGCGGATGTTCGCCGCCATTATGCTGCTCGCCGCGATGGGGATTGTATTGACCGGCCTCGTGAAGGCCGTCGAGCGCAGGTTTTTGCACTGGCACAGCTCGGAACAGTGAAGGGCTCGGAGCAACAAAACGATAAAGCAGGGGAGAGGATTGGGGTTATGAAAACGAACAAAAAGGTTTGGGCAGTCATTGCGCTCGGCGTCTTGATGGCGGTTCTGGCCGCTTGCGGAGGGAACGGAAACGCTTCGGATTCGGCGGGTTCGGCGTCTCCGTCCGCTTCGCCGTCCGGCAGCGCCGGCGCTTCGCCTTCCGCGGAAGCGTCCGCTTCCGCATCGGCGTCCGCCGGGAATGCCGGCATCGATTGGGAAGCGCGGATCGCGGCAAACAAAGAAGCGGGCGAAATCAACTTCATGACCAGCTTCAACTATTCGGCTTCCCTTGCGAACGTCAACGCATGGGTGGCGGACGAGCTCGGCTACTTCGAGGAGCTGGGGCTTGACGTG
Coding sequences within it:
- a CDS encoding ABC transporter permease; this encodes MSQTVSEAESRPVLTAGAKGEDAMAEKKHAAVSRDSRLKGAANTVFTPMVTFIALFALWELAVRVFSVKMIILPAPSGIFAELFGSFGFYVPHIWLTFYEAILGFLIGTGVALAGGVLMSQSRFLERTLLPVAVLANVTPIVAIAPLFIIWFGFGALPKILISAICTFFPMLINSITGFRSIDDNNYEYLRSLHAGKFEIFLKLRLPNSLPYIFSAARTCMSMSVIGAVVGEMNGASEGLGNVITVSGNYMQMERMFAAIMLLAAMGIVLTGLVKAVERRFLHWHSSEQ